One Dasypus novemcinctus isolate mDasNov1 chromosome 27, mDasNov1.1.hap2, whole genome shotgun sequence genomic window, agttcctagtacctcctaaagaagacgagcaagacagtgagctggcacaacgggCAGGCGCAACAAggtgatacagcaagatgatgcaacaagagacacaagaagaaaaacataatgagacgaagcagagaatggaggtggctcaagcacttaggtgcctcccttccacatcagagttctcaggtttggtccccagtgccttccaaagaaacaaggaaattatagcaagtgcaaacaatgaggggtggggagaaatgggggaaaaaaaggcatagGTTTCCAGAGAAGACCTTGGAGTGAGAGGATAAAAATCCATTTCAAGAAGTGGGTGCTGGGAGGTGTGGTCCTAGCAATGGAGGCTAGTGGGATTCCCAGGTGACTGTTAGTAATGGATCCATTTGATTGACATCTTCTGCTTTCCCCAGGAATGTTCCTCCTGACTTACTGCTCTTCTCTATGGAAGTTATTTTCTCCAGATCACAAGGGCAAAAATTCAAAACCAACAAAATGGAAAACCTGCTGCCCAGCACCGTGAGGGCACCACATCAACTTCTGCCCAGTACCTGTGTTTCTGGGCCAAGACTGCTGGGAATGGGGGCACTTCTGTCTCAGAGACCAGACCTAGTCCTGTTCCTAAGTCActtcctctttctgtcttcaAGTGTTCGAGATGCTCATTGAACATGATGGAAGTTGGAGACGAGATCTGTTCAAGTAAATAACAGTCTGGTGTTTTGCAGGGGGGATTGGAATAAGATTCTTTTCCTATTCCAATGGGAAGAGGAATGAGCTTTCCCCATCATTGTTTTAACTTTACAATTCCACTGCATTTCAGCCCACCTGACACAGGGAACACCAGGACAGGGCTGAGGACCAGACCAAGAGAAACAAGAGTGACAACTCAGGAGACAAATCCAAACCGATATTTTACCTTAAATTCGACCTCTGGGCTTGGGAATTCACTGGCTCGGGGGAGAAGCAACAAAACTGATGTGATGATCAGAGCACCAAGAAACACAAAAATGACAGAGAACCTGGGGTCAAAAACACAGAAGTATTAACAGCACCGTCTGCAGTTTCCTCTTCAGGCAGTTAGGCCTGGAGGGCTCTCCCCTGGCGCCAATGTTCTATTAATACGCTTCAGTCCTTGAACAATGCCCAGAGCACTGCTGTCCACACTGCCCAGTGAACTGAGAAAGGCGTTCCCTTCATCCCCAAAGTCCTTCCCAGACAGGTACCAGCGGGATGAATTCCTGCTTAACAGAGTAATTTCAAATTTCTAAGAAATTTCTAAGAAAGGgaatttgtagtttttatttttgcctCAGCACCAAGACACAATCATGAAAAACCCCACTTCTAGTTCGGTTTTTAGACCAGAATACTTTAGTAAATTATGTAACTCTCTGCTACATATTGACACTACCTGGCCAGAGAATTCACCTCTATagctttttaaaagtctgtttttGGCCTAACTCTGCTCTGAAGTTAATGTCTCACAGACAGGGCCAGGTCAAGTCACTGGAAGCTTCTTTAGTTTCCCTGGGCCAGGTCTAGGGCTTTAGGGATTGGACCAAGCATCTGCTATAAATCTAAATGATTAATAAACACACAGACAACCCCAAGAAATTCAAGAGGCAGCAAAAGCAGCTTCTTTCTTGTCATCTGTTGTGTCCCCGCCACCCCTTCCACAGTGAGAACTGAAAAATATCActttccctgcccctcccacctcaGCTTCAGAGCATAAATAACACAGTTGGTGCTTATGATAAGAGGTTAAAATGCAACTCATCCAAACTGCCAGCAATTACAAAAATGATCTTCTGAATTCTAAATGTTTAATGAGAGTCAGCGATTTCGCATCTAATTGCCTGTACCCAGAGCTCCAAGCTGGAAAGAATGCCTTACCTAGCGATCCCCGAGGCTCTGGCTAACAGCACACACAGCAGCAGCACCGACACCCACAGCAGGGCGAGGGTGAACACGCCTGCGCCCACTCCCAGCACAGTGCCCGCCATCCTGTGGGAGAATCGGAGCATCAGCACCACCGCCTCGGGCACGCAGGCCCGTTACCCCTTCCTTCTGCAGCTCCCAGGTTTTATGAAGGCTTCCGACCAATACAGAAAGCTCCAGCTCCTCCTGGGGGATTTTTTCGATGATTGGTGCTAGGAGGAGTATATGAACACAGCCCATTAATCCTCAGAGCGTCCAGCCCTAGAGTCCCTCAATAGGAAGGAGAAGCCCTTCTCTGGGGCTGGCACAGAGCGGTTGCTTTTTGCTCTGTGTGCGTCATTTCAAATTTGGTGTCTGTGTTCTAGTCTGACTTCTTGCCGCAACCCACAGAAGAAGCCTGACGCCTCCCAGCTTGAAGTCACCGGGGCCGGGGTGTTCCAGCACTGAGCAAGAAGGCGAAACTCTAGGGTGAAATCGGTGGACTAGGCTTTGACTCACCAGGCAAGACACAAGTCAGGAGACAGAAATTCCTACTGTACTGTCAAGTTTTCATTCACAAATGGAAGAAAACTCCTGGGTCCCTGGAAAAGAAAGGTAGTTGACATATACCACTGCTTTTGAACATTTATCACATGCTAAATACTTTATAAACGTATCTCACTTAATCATGGCAAAGACCTTCTGAGGAAGGTATTATCAGTCAGACCCCCTTGACAGAAGATGTAATCGAGGTACACCTTAAAAGGTGTACCTTAGAAGTGTGCCTCCCCACTTTCCATTTCAGCCTTGGAGGCAAGGTTTAAGCAAACACATTTCTCCTCAGTTACTGACTTTCTTTACCCTGATGGCTTAAATTCCACAAACGTGATTATTTATGAGAGGTTCTGGTATAAAGATATTAGAAAAGAATCCCTATCCATGAACTACTGAAAAAACACATTCATAAAATCAACATTTATTGTGTGTCTCCCATTGTGCTACCAAGCTGGGAATTACCAAGATAAATAAGACctattttctgaaaagaaaaaaaaaaaagaatctatctTCTGACAGGAACTTAAGGTCTACTGGAGAAACTGTCATGTAAACAATTATCTACATTACGTTCTAAAATTAtctgtattacattttttttttaagatttattttatttatttaattccccccctccccccgttgtctgttctctgtgtctatttactgcgtcttgtttctttgtccacttctgttgtcgtcagcggcacaggaagtgtgtgtggcgccattcctgggcaggctgcactttctttcacgctgggcggctctccttacggggcgcactccttgcgcgtggggctcccctacgcgggggacacccctgcgtggcacggcactccttgcgcgcatcagcactgagcatgggccagctccacacgggtcaaggaggcccggggcttgaaccacggacctcccatgtggtagacggacgccctaaccactgggccaagtccgtttccctgtattacATTTtaagtggtaaaaacaacaataaaaacaaagtaccatgggaaaagagaggagatagtGAGCAGAGTTTTACAAAGGACATGATTCTGGATAGGCATGTTGGGAAAGAATCAGTGTGACAAGATGGCAGAGTAAAGGGCAGGGGCAGGTAGGGAGAGGAGGGCCAGGAGGCGTGGCCGCATTCTCCCCCCACAGGTGTAAGGTTTTCTCCATCTCCGAGACTCTGTATTTGCTGTTTCCACTGCCTGGAATTAACTCCCCTCCCCAAACGAGCCCTCTGCTATGTGCATGGCTGGCATCCCAAGGGCCTTCCAATCTCAACTTAATTGTCACCTCCTCAGGGAGGTCTTCCCTGACTGCCCTATCTAAAGTAACaccctgtgggaagcagatttggctcaactgatagagcgtctgcctaccacatgggaggtccagggttcaaacccagggccttctgacctgtgtggtgagctggcccacgcatagtgctgatgtgtgcaaggagtgccctgccatgcaggggtgtcccatgtgcaaggggtatgccccgtaaggagaactgccccatgcgaaaaaagcgcggcctgcccacgagtggcgccacacacatggagagctgacacaacaagatgacacaacaaaaagagacacagattcccaatgctgctaacaagaatgcaagaggacacagaagaacacagtgaatggacacagagagcagacaatggggggaaggggagagaaataatttttttaaattaaaaaacaaaataataaagtaaCCCCCTCAACAATTACTTTCCATCAACTCACCATGTTTATTTTCTGCAGAGCATTTTTCACAAGCTATAATTAAAAGTGTTACCTATTTTTTTTATaggctttttttctgtctttccaaCCAGAATAGTCAAGTCTACAAGGGCAAAGACTTTATATCTAATCACTGCAACcccagttctttgttttttttttttaaacggttatttgtgtcttctattcttcatttattttttttttaatttttattttttttagatttatttttatttatttaattcccctcccctcccccggttgtctgttttctgtgtctttttgctgcatcttgcttctttgtctgcttctgttgtcatcagcggcacgggaagtgtgggcggtgccattcctcggcaggctgctccctccttcgcgctgggcggctctccttatgggtgcactccttgcgcgtgggactcccctacgcgggggacacccctgtgtggcacggcactccctgcgcgcatcagcactgcgcatggccagctccacacgggtcaaggaggcccggggcttgaaccgcagacctcccatgtggtagacggacgccctaaccactgggccaaagtccgtttccccaaccCCAGTTCTTATACACAGATTATGCTCAATAAACATTCGTTGGATGATTAAATGAagcaatgattaaaaaaaaaaaaagtccacaaaTGTCCAATGAGAAAGTGATAATATCATGAGTACTTTAGGAAGATAACTGGAACTTCTGGTCAATGTGCTGGACAGAGCTTAAGAGGGGTGTGTCTCCCTCAACAGCCAGGACATAGAACTGCTAGATCAAACAGAACAAAGCAATTTCATACCCTGTGGAGGACAAAAGTAGTAAGGGAAAATCCTTAAGTGCTATAAACAAAAATGCTACTCAAAGCCTGCATGATGAGCAGGAACTGAAGCCCAAAGTCTGCAGGGTACTAGAACCAGATATTGACTTTATAGGAGCCGCAGGCTCGGGTGTTTTATCCACTCCTGGATAAGAGATGCAACCTCAGGGCCATGATGGGAAGGGATAGATCTGACAACAATGGGCCTTCAAAGGCCTGGCCAGTCTTTGAAATGgggactaaaaaaaaaattgccac contains:
- the TMEM218 gene encoding transmembrane protein 218, whose product is MAGTVLGVGAGVFTLALLWVSVLLLCVLLARASGIARFSVIFVFLGALIITSVLLLLPRASEFPSPEVEFKIVDAFFIGRYVLLTFLSAIFLGSLFLVLIHHLLEPIYAKPLRSK